From Melitaea cinxia chromosome 16, ilMelCinx1.1, whole genome shotgun sequence, a single genomic window includes:
- the LOC123661197 gene encoding uncharacterized protein LOC123661197: MFDYLSETADMVQRRYPAAQMVFLGDFNAHHQDWLFPYQNTDHAGREALKFALSLDLTQLVQEATRVPDVDDHTPNCLDLLLTTDPDRSSVSVAAPLDTSDHCVVKSVSNFHPLHTGPTGTRRVWRYKSADWDEMRHFFASYPWRRTCFSSSDPSSCEQEISEVIRQGMEYFIPFADVSLDGKIPRWYNAECAEAAARKDSAFAAWAEARTLKSPDITTRKRAFNSAAKSYKRVLKKARFNRIKRIGAQLASHPRGSRAFWSLSKSVEMSFCRPSLPPLLKPDGSLAFTATDKANLLANLFAENSLLDAGSASPPRHPPCDSVMSELRIRQTEVLRVLRNLDVNKKTIGIIACRAE, translated from the coding sequence ATGTTCGACTATCTCAGTGAGACGGCTGACATGGTCCAACGTCGGTATCCAGCTGCCCAAATGGTATTTCTGGGGGATTTTAACGCTCACCACCAGGACTGGCTGTTCCCATACCAGAATACCGACCACGCCGGGAGAGAGGCGCTCAAATTTGCTCTGTCGCTAGATCTTACCCAGCTAGTCCAAGAAGCAACACGAGTACCCGACGTTGACGACCATACACCTAATTGTTTGGACCTTCTGTTGACAACTGACCCAGACCGGTCCTCGGTATCAGTTGCAGCTCCCCTGGACACATCTGATCACTGTGTGGTAAAGTCAGTATCTAACTTTCACCCTCTACATACAGGTCCTACCGGAACCAGACGTGTGTGGCGATATAAGTCGgcagattgggatgagatgcgacACTTTTTTGCATCATACCCTTGGCGGCGGACTTGCTTCTCTTCCAGTGATCCGTCGAGTTGCGAACAAGAAATATCGGAAGTGATACGTCAGGGGATGGAGTACTTCATTCCATTTGCTGATGTATCACTAGATGGCAAGATCCCTAGGTGGTATAATGCAGAATGTGCCGAAGCTGCAGCCCGTAAGGACTCAGCATTTGCAGCGTGGGCTGAAGCCCGTACCCTTAAATCTCCGGACATAACTACGAGGAAGAGAGCGTTCAACTCTGCTGCCAAGTCCTACAAAAGGGTTCTTAAAAAAGCTCGTTTCAACCGTATTAAACGCATCGGAGCCCAACTAGCTTCCCATCCGCGCGGTAGTAGAGCATTTTGGTCACTCTCTAAGTCGGTTGAAATGAGCTTCTGCCGTCCCTCGCTGCCTCCTCTGCTTAAACCAGATGGATCGCTGGCCTTTACTGCGACAGACAAGGCTAACCTTTTAGCGAATCTGTTTGCAGAAAATTCGCTCCTTGATGCAGGTAGTGCCTCACCGCCCAGACATCCACCTTGCGACTCTGTTATGTCAGAACTACGCATTCGCCAAACTGAGGTTTTGAGAGTACTCCGTAACTTGGACGTGAATAAg